Proteins found in one Ptychodera flava strain L36383 chromosome 3, AS_Pfla_20210202, whole genome shotgun sequence genomic segment:
- the LOC139129528 gene encoding zinc finger protein 227-like, giving the protein MTQNNEKPFICKVCGKGFTRSGHLNVHIRIHTKEKPFVCKVCGKCFAWSWTLKYHMRTHTKEKPYVCKVCGKGFAMSGTLKVHIRTHTKEKPFVCKVCGKCFAWSWTIKVHMRTHTKEKPFVCKVCGKGFAMSGNLKVHIRTHTKEKPFVCKVCGKCFAWSWTLKVHIRTHTKEKPFVCEVCGKGFAHHENLKLHMRTHTNEKPFVCKVCGKGFKRRGLKYHIKTHTKEKPLICKVCGKGFAQSWMLKVHIRIHTKEKPFAEKEKPFVCKVCGKGFAQSGHLKVHMRTHTKEKPFVCKVCGKGFAQSGHLKVHMRTHTKEKPFVCKVCGKGFAKNGNLKVHMRTHTKEKPFVCKVCGNGFATSGNLKVHMRTHTKEKPFVCKVCENGFATSGQLKYHMSTHTKEKPFVCQMCGKGFARSGTLKLHMWTHTKEKPFVCKVCGNGFATSGQLKYHMSTHTKESHLCAKFVRMVLQRVDN; this is encoded by the coding sequence ATgacacaaaacaatgaaaagccATTCatctgcaaagtatgtggtaagGGTTTTACAAGAAGTGGACATCTAAACGTTCACATCAGGatacatacaaaggaaaagccatttgtctgcaaagtgtgtgggaagtgTTTTGCATGGAGTTGGACACTAAAAtatcacatgaggacacatacaaaggaaaagccatatgtctgcaaagtgtgtggaaagggGTTTGCAATGAGTGGAACACTTAAAGTTCACAtaaggacacatacaaaggaaaagccatttgtctgcaaagtgtgtgggaagtgTTTTGCATGGAGTTGGACtataaaagttcacatgaggacacatacaaaggaaaagccatttgtctgcaaagtgtgtggaaagggttttgcaaTGAGTGGaaatctaaaagttcacataaggacacatacaaaggaaaagccatttgtctgcaaagtgtgtgggaagtgTTTTGCATGGAGTTGGActctaaaagttcacatcaggacacatacaaaggaaaagccatttgtctgcgaAGTGTGTGGAAAGGGGTTTGCGCATCATGAAAATCTAAAacttcacatgaggacacatacaaatgaaaagccatttgtctgcaaagtatgtgggAAGGGTTTTAAAAGAAGAGGACTAAAATACCACATTAAGACACATACGAAGGAAAAGCCATtgatctgcaaagtgtgtggaaagggttttgcacAGAGTTGGATGctaaaagttcacatcaggatacatacaaaggaaaagccatttgcagaaaaggaaaagccatttgtctgcaaagtgtgtggaaagggGTTTGCACAGAGCGGacatctaaaagttcacatgaggacacatacaaaggaaaagccatttgtctgcaaagtgtgtgggaagggttttgcaCAGAGCGGacatctaaaagttcacatgaggacacatacaaaggaaaagccatttgtctgcaaagtgtgtgggaagggttttgcaAAGAATGGaaatctaaaagttcacatgaggacacacacaaaggaaaagccatttgtgtgcaaagtgtgtggaaatGGTTTTGCAACGAGTGGaaatctaaaagttcacatgaggacacacacaaaggaaaagccatttgtgtGCAAAGTGTGTGAGAATGGTTTTGCAACGAGTGGACAACTAAAATATCACATGAgcacacatacaaaggaaaagccatttgtctgccaAATGTGTGGGAAAGGTTTTGCAAGGAGTGGGACACTAAAACTTCACATgtggacacatacaaaggaaaagccatttgtctgcaaagtgtgtgggaatgGTTTTGCAACGAGTGGACAACTAAAATATCACATGAgcacacatacaaaggaaagcCATTTGTGTgcaaagtttgtgagaatggttTTGCAACGAGTGGACAACTAA